A genomic segment from Actinoplanes sichuanensis encodes:
- a CDS encoding LacI family DNA-binding transcriptional regulator codes for MDNIDRPGRRREPGPQIRDVAAAAGVSYQTVSRVLNNSPRVRPETRQLVLDAMEQLKYRPNRAAQTLGSGRANAVTVVTANTTLYGYAGVLQGVEEAGRQLGLAVGVRVVESEAPGDVRQAADYVSDPSAGSVVVVAFDPAGAAVVRALPEEVPVVAATEAGGLSGATRAMLFLDERQAAAEATRHLLELGHRTVHHVAIPSEARASARQSGWRDALEGAGREVPEVVAAGWDVASAHVAGRELAADPAVTAILCGNDDTALAVRRALYEAGRDVPGDVSIIGFDDVPGAAFWTPALTTVRMDFLGLGRACVQQLVGEPIVAPQVPHLVVRESTAGPR; via the coding sequence GTGGACAACATTGATCGGCCGGGCCGGCGGCGGGAACCGGGGCCGCAGATCCGGGACGTGGCGGCCGCCGCCGGGGTCTCCTACCAGACCGTGTCGCGGGTGCTGAACAACTCGCCCCGGGTTCGGCCGGAGACCCGGCAGCTGGTGCTCGACGCCATGGAGCAGCTCAAATACCGGCCGAACCGGGCGGCCCAGACCCTCGGTTCGGGGCGGGCCAACGCGGTCACCGTGGTCACCGCCAACACCACGCTGTACGGCTACGCCGGCGTCCTGCAGGGTGTCGAGGAGGCGGGCCGGCAGCTCGGTCTGGCGGTCGGGGTGCGGGTGGTGGAGTCGGAGGCGCCCGGTGACGTGCGCCAGGCGGCCGACTACGTGAGCGATCCGAGTGCCGGCAGCGTGGTGGTGGTCGCCTTCGACCCGGCGGGCGCGGCGGTGGTGCGCGCGCTGCCGGAGGAGGTGCCGGTGGTGGCGGCGACCGAGGCGGGCGGGCTGTCCGGCGCGACCCGGGCGATGCTGTTCCTGGACGAGCGGCAGGCCGCCGCCGAGGCCACCCGGCATCTGCTGGAGCTGGGCCACCGCACCGTGCATCACGTGGCGATCCCGTCCGAGGCGCGGGCCAGTGCCCGGCAGAGCGGCTGGCGGGACGCACTGGAGGGGGCCGGCCGGGAGGTGCCGGAGGTGGTGGCCGCGGGCTGGGACGTGGCGTCGGCTCACGTGGCCGGGCGGGAGCTGGCCGCCGATCCGGCGGTCACCGCGATCCTGTGCGGCAACGACGACACCGCGCTCGCGGTGCGCCGGGCGCTCTACGAGGCGGGTCGGGACGTGCCGGGTGACGTGAGCATCATCGGGTTCGACGACGTGCCCGGTGCCGCCTTCTGGACACCGGCGCTGACCACCGTGCGGATGGATTTCCTGGGCCTCGGCCGGGCGTGCGTGCAGCAGCTGGTGGGGGAGCCGATCGTCGCGCCGCAGGTGCCGCACCTGGTGGTCCGGGAGTCGACCGCCGGACCGCGTTGA
- a CDS encoding putative bifunctional diguanylate cyclase/phosphodiesterase: MALPRWRSWFVPIATLLAVTEVILIMVGQHVAFHRLLVWIPAVGGVAIAVGAFIATAGGAPSGSPLDRFWRRVAVAMGAVFIGAASQTVDVAVVPFNGMPPLGSRTLLCYVIGTLLAIIALLRLPGGGRTWRQLTTAVLDLAVVAVTAGVAASEYLGWAVDKFDGRASAWWLNLAMVAIGVAGVTVVVKIMSASRSPAARTALWWLAPIGIAGPLSVILMTAFRPWPHLNGSAAVLAFVGLFGALAGNAQQRAYAGHGATSSRVAHPAVYRRGAAIPLIATGLTSLLVGTVYLRTGHLTTIQVAGTTLLLLLVVTRQAFALGENATLLETVAHQAMHDELTGLYSRRSFTTAVAGAEGPHTVALIDLKDFRAINDSLGPAAGDALLTEYAARLTRLAGDRAVVARLGGDEFGLLLPGAPEQTATIVDPLVAAGDEPLSAAGHEVVVEVSIGIADGPDMYRRAEIALREAGAHTDARVVRWDASLERHVNQRATIAADLRRALHAGEFHMLYQPIVALPHGLITGVESLIRWTRADGRTISPADFVPVAEETGLILELGEWIIDTVCAQAAEWRRRYGADALDSVGVNVSARQLLDPGLPERVAATLARHGLPAEQLTVEITETAVFGGGRALATVQALSELGVHIALDDFGTGHSSLGLLRTCPVDVIKVDKSFVDGLNGTLHQEAIAGAIADIAEKMELGTVAEGVETPEQARRLYELGYRRAQGFLFARPMTVAAIDELLDPGVGMAA; the protein is encoded by the coding sequence GTGGCCCTTCCTCGTTGGCGCTCCTGGTTCGTGCCGATCGCGACGCTGCTCGCGGTGACCGAGGTCATCCTGATCATGGTCGGCCAGCACGTCGCCTTCCACAGGTTGCTGGTGTGGATCCCGGCGGTCGGCGGCGTCGCGATCGCGGTGGGCGCTTTCATCGCGACCGCCGGCGGGGCCCCGTCCGGCAGCCCGCTCGACCGGTTCTGGCGGCGGGTGGCGGTCGCCATGGGCGCCGTCTTCATCGGCGCGGCGAGCCAGACCGTCGACGTGGCCGTCGTCCCGTTCAACGGGATGCCGCCGCTCGGCTCACGCACCCTGCTCTGCTACGTGATCGGCACGCTGCTCGCGATCATCGCGCTGCTCCGGCTCCCGGGCGGCGGCCGGACCTGGCGTCAACTCACCACCGCCGTGCTGGATCTGGCGGTGGTCGCCGTGACCGCGGGCGTGGCCGCCTCGGAGTACCTGGGCTGGGCCGTCGACAAGTTCGACGGCCGCGCCTCGGCGTGGTGGCTGAACCTGGCGATGGTCGCGATCGGTGTGGCCGGGGTGACCGTGGTCGTCAAGATCATGTCAGCCAGCCGCAGCCCGGCTGCCCGCACCGCACTGTGGTGGCTGGCCCCGATCGGGATCGCCGGCCCGCTGTCGGTGATCCTGATGACCGCGTTCCGGCCCTGGCCCCACCTCAACGGCAGCGCCGCGGTGCTGGCGTTCGTCGGGCTGTTCGGCGCGCTGGCCGGAAACGCCCAGCAGCGCGCCTACGCCGGGCACGGTGCCACCTCGTCGCGGGTCGCGCACCCGGCCGTGTACCGGCGCGGCGCCGCCATCCCGCTCATCGCGACCGGACTGACCAGCCTGCTCGTGGGCACGGTCTACCTGCGTACCGGGCACCTCACCACGATCCAGGTGGCCGGCACCACGCTGCTGCTGCTGCTCGTGGTGACCCGGCAGGCGTTCGCCCTGGGTGAGAACGCCACGCTGCTGGAGACCGTCGCCCACCAGGCCATGCACGACGAACTCACCGGCCTGTACAGCCGCCGGTCGTTCACCACGGCGGTGGCCGGGGCCGAGGGCCCGCACACCGTGGCGTTGATCGACCTCAAGGACTTCCGGGCGATCAACGACAGCCTCGGGCCGGCCGCCGGTGACGCGCTGCTCACCGAGTACGCCGCCCGCCTGACCCGGCTCGCCGGTGACCGCGCGGTGGTGGCCCGGCTCGGCGGTGACGAGTTCGGCCTGCTGCTGCCGGGCGCCCCGGAGCAGACCGCGACGATCGTGGACCCGCTGGTGGCCGCCGGTGACGAACCGCTGTCGGCGGCCGGGCACGAGGTGGTGGTCGAGGTGTCGATCGGGATCGCCGACGGCCCCGACATGTACCGGCGGGCCGAGATCGCGCTGCGCGAGGCCGGTGCACATACCGACGCCCGGGTGGTCCGCTGGGACGCCTCCCTGGAACGACACGTCAACCAGCGCGCGACGATCGCCGCCGACCTGCGGCGGGCGCTGCACGCGGGCGAGTTCCACATGCTCTACCAGCCGATCGTGGCGCTGCCGCACGGCCTGATCACCGGGGTCGAGTCGCTGATCAGGTGGACTCGGGCGGACGGCCGGACCATCTCGCCGGCCGACTTCGTTCCGGTGGCCGAGGAGACCGGGCTGATCCTGGAGCTCGGCGAGTGGATCATCGACACGGTCTGCGCGCAGGCGGCCGAGTGGCGGCGCCGGTACGGCGCGGACGCCCTGGACTCGGTCGGCGTCAACGTGTCGGCGCGCCAACTGCTGGACCCGGGCCTGCCCGAGCGGGTGGCGGCCACCCTGGCCCGACACGGGCTGCCGGCCGAGCAACTGACCGTCGAGATCACCGAGACCGCGGTGTTCGGCGGCGGCCGGGCACTGGCCACCGTGCAGGCGTTGTCCGAGCTGGGTGTGCACATCGCCCTGGACGACTTCGGTACCGGCCACTCGTCGCTGGGCCTGCTGCGCACCTGCCCGGTCGACGTGATCAAGGTCGACAAGTCGTTCGTCGACGGCCTCAACGGGACACTCCACCAGGAGGCCATCGCCGGGGCGATCGCCGACATCGCCGAGAAGATGGAGCTGGGCACGGTGGCCGAGGGCGTGGAGACCCCGGAGCAGGCCCGCCGACTGTACGAGCTGGGCTACCGCCGGGCGCAGGGTTTCCTGTTCGCCCGGCCGATGACGGTCGCCGCCATCGACGAACTGCTGGACCCGGGCGTGGGGATGGCCGCCTAG
- the ctaD gene encoding aa3-type cytochrome oxidase subunit I: protein MTTVAPRPVPIRPHPIRRQVKGSALARILRTTDAKQIGIMYMITSIVFYMVGGLMALLMRAELAKPGMQMLSPEQFNQLFTMHGTAMLLFFATPIVFAFANFVIPIQIGAPDVAFPRLNAFAYWLYLFGTLTAMSGFIMPGGAADFGWFAYTPLSDSLHSPGIGGNAWVVGLAIGGLGSILGAVNLITTILCLRAPGMTMFRMPILTWNMLVTSLLVILIFPFLAAALFALAADRVLHAKVFAVETGGPMLWQHLFWFFGHPEVYVIALPFFGIITEVVPVFSRKPVFGYKGLVAATLLIGALSMSVWAHHMFATGQVLLPFFSFLSFLIAVPTGMKFFVWIGTMWRGQISFESPMLWAIGFMVTFLFGGLSGVLLAAPPIDFHVSDSYFVIAHFHYVLFGTIVFAVFAGIYFWFPKMFGRMLDERLAKIHFWLTMIGFHGTFLVQHWLGTKGMPRRYVDYLESDGFTFLNTFSTIGAFILGTATLPFVYNVWKSYKMGKVTTADDPWGHGNSLEWATSSPPPLRNFDRMPRIRSERPAFDQKFPHLAAGEQSLAGPPEGGARPLHKESDGGATYAEDIASDRDRKKKK from the coding sequence ATGACTACCGTCGCGCCGAGGCCGGTGCCCATCCGGCCTCATCCGATTCGCCGACAGGTGAAGGGTTCGGCGCTGGCCCGCATCCTGCGCACCACCGATGCGAAGCAGATCGGGATCATGTACATGATCACGTCGATCGTGTTCTACATGGTCGGCGGTCTGATGGCCCTGCTGATGCGGGCCGAGCTCGCCAAACCGGGCATGCAGATGCTGTCCCCGGAGCAGTTCAACCAGTTGTTCACCATGCACGGCACGGCCATGCTGCTGTTCTTCGCCACGCCGATCGTCTTCGCCTTCGCCAACTTCGTGATCCCGATCCAGATCGGCGCACCGGACGTGGCGTTCCCGCGACTCAACGCGTTCGCCTACTGGCTGTACCTGTTCGGCACGCTGACCGCGATGAGCGGGTTCATCATGCCGGGCGGGGCTGCGGACTTCGGCTGGTTCGCGTACACCCCGCTCAGCGACAGCCTGCACTCGCCCGGCATCGGCGGTAACGCCTGGGTGGTCGGCCTGGCGATCGGTGGTCTCGGATCGATCCTCGGCGCGGTCAACCTGATCACCACCATCCTGTGCCTGCGGGCCCCCGGCATGACCATGTTCCGGATGCCGATCCTCACCTGGAACATGCTGGTCACCAGCCTCCTGGTGATCCTGATCTTCCCGTTCCTGGCGGCCGCCCTGTTCGCCCTGGCCGCCGACCGGGTACTGCACGCCAAGGTGTTCGCCGTCGAGACCGGCGGCCCGATGCTGTGGCAGCACCTCTTCTGGTTCTTCGGCCACCCCGAGGTGTACGTCATCGCGCTGCCGTTCTTCGGCATCATCACCGAGGTGGTGCCGGTCTTCAGCCGCAAGCCGGTCTTCGGCTACAAGGGCCTGGTCGCCGCGACCCTGCTGATCGGCGCGCTGTCCATGTCGGTGTGGGCGCACCACATGTTCGCCACCGGCCAGGTGCTGCTGCCGTTCTTCAGCTTCCTGAGCTTCCTGATCGCGGTCCCGACCGGCATGAAGTTCTTCGTCTGGATCGGCACCATGTGGCGCGGCCAGATCAGTTTCGAGTCACCGATGCTGTGGGCGATCGGCTTCATGGTGACCTTCCTGTTCGGCGGCCTGTCCGGGGTGCTGCTGGCCGCCCCGCCGATCGACTTCCACGTCTCCGACTCGTACTTCGTGATCGCCCACTTCCACTACGTACTCTTCGGCACGATCGTGTTCGCGGTGTTCGCCGGCATCTACTTCTGGTTCCCGAAGATGTTCGGCCGGATGCTCGACGAACGCCTGGCGAAGATCCACTTCTGGCTCACCATGATCGGCTTCCACGGCACGTTCCTGGTGCAGCACTGGCTCGGCACCAAGGGCATGCCCCGGCGGTACGTCGACTACCTGGAGAGCGACGGCTTCACGTTCCTCAACACGTTCTCCACGATCGGCGCCTTCATCCTCGGCACCGCGACCCTGCCGTTCGTCTACAACGTGTGGAAGTCCTACAAGATGGGCAAGGTCACCACCGCCGACGACCCGTGGGGGCACGGCAACTCACTCGAATGGGCGACCAGCAGCCCACCGCCGCTGCGCAACTTCGACCGGATGCCGCGGATCCGTTCCGAACGGCCCGCCTTCGACCAGAAGTTCCCGCATCTGGCGGCCGGCGAACAGTCGCTGGCCGGGCCACCGGAGGGCGGAGCACGGCCGTTACACAAGGAGTCCGACGGCGGCGCCACCTACGCCGAGGACATCGCGTCGGACCGGGATCGGAAGAAGAAAAAATGA
- a CDS encoding alpha/beta hydrolase family protein, with translation MPTIVYVHGNGNKIASDRLRGEWDRALFGRDMGARSRMAYWAPVLHPSPLGMAEADEIQQLPVSPLESFVPESPPPDEFTAELLLEAGDKARQLEPWLRDLVYTGDAIVDGENAAPPVSSPFEALPLPKPLRQAAFRELVKRTFKDVYAYFFDNRGDAMRQVLRDTLAGLDGPVVVVGHSLGSIIAYDVLREPAFQTLNVPLLVTAGSPLGVTEVQDLVVRPLQVPAPVAQWRNVSDFRDLVALDHTIRPEFTPAARCADLAVVNDSWNHHGIGEYLAGVAARQPILQIFQQ, from the coding sequence ATGCCAACGATCGTATATGTGCACGGAAACGGTAACAAGATCGCCTCCGACCGGCTGCGCGGCGAATGGGACCGTGCGTTGTTCGGACGCGACATGGGCGCCCGCTCCCGGATGGCCTACTGGGCACCGGTGCTGCATCCGAGCCCGCTCGGCATGGCCGAGGCCGACGAGATCCAGCAGCTGCCGGTGTCGCCGCTGGAGTCGTTCGTCCCCGAGTCGCCACCACCCGACGAGTTCACCGCCGAGCTGCTGCTCGAGGCCGGCGACAAGGCCCGCCAACTCGAACCCTGGCTACGCGACCTGGTCTACACCGGAGACGCCATCGTCGACGGGGAGAACGCCGCACCCCCGGTCTCATCCCCGTTCGAGGCCCTCCCACTGCCCAAGCCGCTGCGCCAGGCGGCCTTCCGGGAGCTGGTGAAACGGACCTTCAAGGATGTGTACGCATACTTCTTCGACAACCGCGGCGACGCCATGCGCCAGGTCCTACGCGACACGCTGGCCGGGCTGGACGGCCCGGTCGTCGTGGTCGGCCACAGCCTCGGCTCGATCATCGCCTACGACGTACTGCGCGAACCGGCCTTCCAGACGCTGAACGTGCCGCTGCTGGTCACCGCCGGATCACCGCTCGGCGTCACCGAGGTGCAGGATCTCGTGGTCCGCCCGCTGCAGGTTCCGGCACCCGTCGCACAATGGCGCAACGTCTCCGATTTCCGCGACCTGGTGGCGCTCGATCACACCATCCGCCCGGAATTCACTCCGGCCGCCCGATGTGCTGATCTCGCCGTCGTCAATGACAGCTGGAATCATCACGGTATCGGCGAGTATCTGGCCGGCGTCGCGGCCCGCCAGCCGATTCTGCAGATCTTCCAGCAGTGA
- a CDS encoding trypsin-like serine peptidase, whose protein sequence is MTEIKSVTKPRSPLESIDTAPVRPASTPGSLGTATDERSRSVRFLTVKGRSGPILPPFESVIGRDERVRILDTDLTPWRMICSLQMRGPTGSGAIGTGWFVGPRTVLTAGHCVFSDFFFGGWASTIDVIPGRNGFGPPAESEPFGRVTSTGFSTVDRWQSTEDPDFDIGCIHLDEPLGATVGWFPVGVRTAEQLEGFLVNVSGYPADRGDGAAQFHGHNRILRVGERRVFYEVDTFGGQSGAPVWIYENDDVTKPVAVGVHAYGTGGTPASLGITANSAPRITPELLALVTEWVAQDGGWPAA, encoded by the coding sequence ATGACCGAAATCAAATCGGTGACCAAACCACGGTCACCGCTCGAAAGCATCGACACGGCTCCGGTACGCCCTGCGTCCACCCCCGGATCCCTCGGCACGGCCACCGATGAGCGGTCCCGGTCGGTGCGTTTCCTGACCGTGAAAGGCCGCAGCGGCCCGATCCTGCCACCGTTCGAGTCGGTGATCGGCCGCGACGAGCGGGTCCGGATCCTGGACACCGACCTGACCCCGTGGCGGATGATCTGCTCGCTGCAGATGCGCGGACCGACCGGGTCCGGCGCGATCGGCACCGGCTGGTTCGTCGGCCCCCGAACCGTGCTGACCGCCGGGCACTGTGTGTTCAGCGACTTCTTCTTCGGCGGTTGGGCGTCCACCATCGACGTCATCCCGGGCCGCAACGGGTTCGGCCCGCCCGCCGAGTCGGAGCCGTTCGGCCGGGTGACCAGCACCGGCTTCTCCACCGTGGACCGCTGGCAGAGCACCGAGGACCCGGACTTCGACATCGGCTGCATCCACCTCGACGAGCCGCTCGGCGCGACCGTCGGCTGGTTCCCGGTCGGGGTGCGCACCGCCGAGCAACTGGAGGGTTTCCTGGTCAACGTGTCCGGTTATCCGGCCGACCGGGGTGACGGGGCCGCGCAGTTCCACGGCCACAACCGGATCCTGCGGGTCGGCGAGCGCCGGGTCTTCTACGAGGTGGACACGTTCGGCGGGCAGAGCGGCGCACCGGTGTGGATCTACGAGAACGACGACGTCACCAAGCCGGTCGCGGTGGGGGTGCACGCGTACGGCACCGGTGGCACCCCGGCCTCCCTGGGCATCACCGCGAACTCCGCCCCGCGAATCACCCCGGAGCTGCTCGCCCTGGTCACCGAGTGGGTCGCGCAGGACGGCGGATGGCCCGCCGCCTGA
- a CDS encoding alpha/beta hydrolase family protein: MKTTFLAVCALAAGLLTPVATGTAALAAEPLQLSAPTGRFPVGATELYLKDTSRPDPWVPEQTARELMVTLWYPTNTPQGTRTEYLSAEESRLLIEGKHLDGVPPEIFSTVGTYAIDGAKPAGRAHSLPLIVLSPGWTQPIVTLTGLAEDLASHGYVVAGINHTYETYAITFPDGRITGCAACAFDNDRKFFGKLYQSRAADVSFVLDELTGRHPKWPGARLIDPSRIGVAGHSAGGASALAALVRDRRIDAGIDVDGTTNSGGDPVVPVTGVNRPALVLTSDDHLPDGHDQWLAADFTNLTGWKRWIAVTGADHASFTDLGIFADQLGIDIGATTPGVRATEITRRYVRAMFDEHLRHRRQPLLNKASNRYPEVSIVAR, from the coding sequence ATGAAAACAACCTTCCTGGCGGTCTGCGCCCTCGCCGCAGGCCTGCTCACCCCGGTCGCGACCGGGACCGCGGCGCTCGCCGCCGAGCCGCTGCAACTGTCGGCGCCGACCGGCCGGTTCCCGGTCGGCGCCACCGAGCTTTACCTGAAGGACACCTCCCGCCCCGACCCGTGGGTGCCCGAGCAGACCGCCCGGGAGCTGATGGTGACCCTCTGGTACCCGACGAACACCCCTCAGGGCACCCGCACCGAGTATCTGTCGGCCGAGGAGTCCCGCCTGCTGATCGAGGGCAAACATCTGGACGGCGTACCACCGGAGATCTTCAGCACCGTCGGCACCTACGCCATCGACGGCGCGAAACCGGCCGGCCGGGCCCACAGCCTGCCGCTGATCGTCCTGTCGCCGGGCTGGACCCAACCGATCGTCACCCTGACCGGCCTGGCCGAAGATCTGGCGAGCCACGGATACGTGGTGGCCGGGATCAACCACACCTACGAGACGTACGCGATCACCTTCCCGGACGGCCGGATCACCGGGTGCGCGGCGTGCGCGTTCGACAACGACCGGAAGTTCTTCGGCAAGCTCTACCAGAGCCGGGCGGCCGACGTGTCGTTCGTCCTCGACGAGCTGACCGGTCGGCACCCGAAGTGGCCGGGCGCCCGGCTGATCGACCCGAGCCGGATCGGCGTGGCCGGGCACTCGGCGGGCGGCGCCTCCGCGCTGGCGGCACTCGTGCGGGACCGGCGGATCGACGCCGGGATCGACGTGGACGGCACCACGAACTCCGGTGGCGACCCGGTGGTCCCGGTGACCGGGGTGAACCGGCCGGCTCTGGTGCTCACCAGCGACGACCACCTGCCGGACGGGCACGACCAGTGGCTGGCCGCGGACTTCACGAACCTCACCGGGTGGAAGCGATGGATCGCGGTCACCGGGGCCGACCACGCGTCCTTCACCGACCTGGGCATCTTCGCCGATCAGCTGGGCATCGACATCGGCGCGACGACCCCCGGGGTGCGGGCCACCGAGATCACCCGACGGTACGTGCGGGCGATGTTCGACGAGCACCTGAGGCACCGCCGGCAGCCCCTCCTGAACAAGGCGTCGAACCGCTACCCCGAGGTGAGCATAGTGGCCCGGTGA
- a CDS encoding ABC transporter substrate-binding protein has protein sequence MTVSRRTLLRTGLALAGAGLTTTACSSDGGGDGKTTLRFAWWGSEERAKLTQQVVDLFVGKNPGVEVKTTYAAYDPYFQKLATEMSGGNAPDVLQMGDRYLREYAERNTLLDLTPHLGKEVQTADLEKKLFPAGNIGDKTYGLPMGQTTHVLQYDAKRWEEAGAKLPAEGWTWDDLKTAAAQVSAKFGPKVSGLSDPFGIEDWFGDWLRQQGKDLYTADGKLGYGEAEVVAWWKLGVQFREAKAITPPEITANTTLTPFPRKESTAEFCPDSTVGMTSWETYGSEFALTQFPTAGTGIGQFTQPPMMLSVAQRTKNKDVALKFADFFINDPEAGAILGMARGLPPNLKIRETLSAKLTDEWKMVADYEAKVSPQLLPAPAPPPKGAGVVKTQFQRIYDDVMHGKATPEAAAPRLMSEIQQALGA, from the coding sequence ATGACGGTCAGCAGGCGCACCCTTCTGCGCACCGGCCTCGCCCTGGCCGGCGCCGGGCTCACCACCACCGCGTGCAGCAGCGACGGCGGCGGCGACGGCAAGACCACGCTGCGGTTCGCGTGGTGGGGCAGCGAGGAGCGGGCCAAGCTCACCCAGCAGGTCGTCGACCTGTTCGTCGGCAAGAACCCGGGTGTCGAGGTGAAGACCACCTACGCCGCCTACGACCCGTACTTCCAGAAGCTCGCCACCGAGATGAGCGGCGGCAACGCCCCGGACGTGCTCCAGATGGGCGACCGCTACCTGCGCGAGTACGCCGAACGCAACACCCTGCTCGACCTCACCCCGCACCTCGGTAAGGAGGTGCAGACCGCCGACCTGGAGAAGAAGCTGTTCCCGGCGGGCAACATCGGCGACAAGACGTACGGCCTGCCGATGGGCCAGACCACCCACGTGCTGCAGTACGACGCGAAGCGCTGGGAGGAGGCCGGGGCCAAACTGCCCGCCGAGGGCTGGACCTGGGACGACCTGAAAACCGCGGCCGCGCAGGTGTCGGCGAAGTTCGGCCCGAAGGTGAGCGGGCTGAGCGACCCGTTCGGCATCGAGGACTGGTTCGGGGACTGGCTACGCCAGCAGGGCAAAGACCTGTACACCGCGGACGGCAAGCTCGGCTACGGCGAGGCCGAGGTGGTCGCGTGGTGGAAGCTGGGTGTGCAGTTCCGCGAGGCGAAGGCGATCACCCCGCCGGAGATCACCGCGAACACCACCCTCACCCCGTTCCCGCGTAAGGAGTCGACCGCCGAGTTCTGCCCGGACAGCACCGTCGGCATGACCTCGTGGGAGACGTACGGCAGCGAGTTCGCGCTCACCCAGTTCCCCACCGCGGGCACCGGGATCGGCCAGTTCACCCAGCCGCCGATGATGCTCAGCGTCGCCCAGCGCACCAAGAACAAGGACGTCGCCCTCAAGTTCGCCGACTTCTTCATCAACGACCCGGAGGCGGGCGCGATCCTCGGCATGGCCCGCGGCCTGCCGCCCAACCTGAAGATCCGGGAGACCCTGTCGGCGAAGCTGACCGACGAGTGGAAGATGGTCGCCGACTACGAGGCCAAGGTGTCGCCGCAGCTGCTGCCCGCCCCGGCCCCGCCGCCGAAGGGCGCCGGTGTGGTGAAGACCCAGTTCCAGCGGATCTACGACGACGTCATGCACGGCAAGGCCACTCCGGAGGCGGCGGCGCCGCGCCTGATGAGTGAGATCCAGCAGGCCCTGGGCGCATGA
- a CDS encoding carbohydrate ABC transporter permease, giving the protein MTTVLDRPVQKPRSTSTPARRYGERPSIAYLFLTPWVAGALLLTLGPMLWLLYLSFTEYDLFTAPRWVGLDNYVRMLTVDPHFWNAVWATSKFVLISVPVQLAAALGVALLIHRKSRAQGFYRSAFYAPSLLGASVSVALVWRVIFHDWIGHPDRALLALVLLAVWQFGAPMVIFLAGLQQIPQEYYDAAAVDGAGPWRSFLKITIPMLSPVIFFNLVLDTIRAFQVFTGAYVVSNGTGGPSDSTLFYTLYLYEKGFVEFKMGYASAMSWFLLVVIAVITALLFRTAKGWVFYSGDES; this is encoded by the coding sequence ATGACGACCGTGCTCGACCGGCCTGTCCAAAAACCCAGGTCAACGTCTACACCAGCGAGGAGGTACGGCGAACGCCCGTCGATCGCCTACCTCTTCCTCACGCCGTGGGTCGCCGGGGCGCTGCTGCTCACGCTCGGCCCGATGCTGTGGCTGCTGTACCTGTCGTTCACCGAGTACGACCTGTTCACCGCCCCGCGCTGGGTCGGCCTGGACAACTACGTACGGATGCTCACGGTCGACCCGCACTTCTGGAACGCGGTCTGGGCCACCTCCAAGTTCGTGCTGATCTCGGTGCCGGTACAGCTGGCGGCCGCCCTCGGGGTCGCCCTGCTGATCCACCGCAAGAGTCGGGCCCAGGGCTTCTACCGGTCGGCGTTCTACGCGCCGTCCCTGCTCGGTGCGAGCGTCAGCGTGGCCCTGGTCTGGCGGGTGATCTTCCACGACTGGATCGGGCATCCCGACCGGGCGCTGCTGGCCCTGGTGCTGCTGGCGGTCTGGCAGTTCGGCGCGCCGATGGTGATCTTCCTGGCCGGGCTGCAGCAGATTCCGCAGGAGTACTACGACGCGGCCGCGGTCGACGGGGCCGGGCCGTGGCGGTCGTTCCTGAAGATCACCATTCCGATGCTGTCGCCCGTCATCTTCTTCAACCTGGTGCTCGACACGATCCGCGCATTCCAGGTCTTCACCGGCGCCTATGTGGTCAGTAACGGCACCGGCGGCCCGAGCGACTCCACCCTTTTCTACACCCTTTATCTGTACGAGAAGGGCTTCGTCGAGTTCAAGATGGGTTACGCGTCGGCCATGTCATGGTTCCTGCTCGTGGTCATCGCCGTGATCACGGCGCTGCTCTTCCGTACCGCCAAGGGTTGGGTCTTCTATTCCGGGGACGAGTCGTGA